The following are encoded in a window of Saccharothrix longispora genomic DNA:
- the glpX gene encoding class II fructose-bisphosphatase, with amino-acid sequence MSSSPSERRREAPDRNLAMELVRVTEAAAMAAGRWVGRGDKNAGDGAAVDAMRKLIGTVSMRGVVVIGEGEKDEAPMLFNGEEVGNGDGPDCDVAVDPIDGTTLMAKGMPNALAVLAVAERGAMFDPSAVFYMEKLATGPEAADVLDITAPIAENVRRVAKAKHVDVSDVTVCILDRPRHEQVVRDVRAAGARIHFISDGDVAGAISAARPNTGIDLLVGIGGTPEGIIAAAALKCMGGAIQARLWPKDDAERQRALDAGHDLDQVLATDDLVRGDNVFFCATGVTDGDLVRGVHYRAGGCTTQSIVMRSKSGTVRMIDGFHRLEKLREYSSVDFDVPRAGEDALPPLP; translated from the coding sequence ATGAGCAGCAGCCCGTCCGAGCGTCGTCGCGAAGCACCGGACCGGAACCTCGCGATGGAACTCGTCCGGGTCACCGAGGCGGCGGCGATGGCCGCCGGGCGCTGGGTGGGCCGCGGTGACAAGAACGCCGGTGACGGCGCGGCGGTGGACGCCATGCGCAAGCTGATCGGCACCGTGTCGATGCGGGGCGTCGTGGTGATCGGCGAGGGCGAGAAGGACGAGGCGCCCATGCTGTTCAACGGCGAGGAGGTCGGCAACGGCGACGGCCCCGACTGCGACGTCGCGGTGGACCCGATCGACGGCACGACGCTGATGGCGAAGGGCATGCCGAACGCGCTGGCGGTGCTGGCGGTGGCCGAGCGGGGCGCGATGTTCGACCCGTCGGCGGTGTTCTACATGGAGAAGCTGGCGACCGGGCCGGAGGCGGCGGACGTCCTCGACATCACCGCGCCGATCGCGGAGAACGTCCGGCGGGTGGCGAAGGCCAAGCACGTCGACGTCTCCGACGTGACCGTGTGCATCCTGGACCGGCCGCGGCACGAGCAGGTCGTGCGGGACGTGCGGGCGGCCGGGGCGCGCATCCACTTCATCTCCGACGGCGACGTGGCGGGCGCGATCTCGGCGGCCCGGCCGAACACGGGCATCGACCTGCTGGTGGGCATCGGCGGCACGCCGGAGGGCATCATCGCGGCGGCGGCGCTGAAGTGCATGGGCGGCGCGATCCAGGCGAGGCTGTGGCCGAAGGACGACGCGGAGCGGCAGCGGGCGCTGGACGCGGGCCACGACCTGGACCAGGTGCTGGCCACGGACGACCTGGTGCGCGGCGACAACGTGTTCTTCTGCGCGACCGGCGTCACCGACGGCGACCTGGTGCGCGGCGTGCACTACCGGGCGGGCGGCTGCACGACCCAGTCGATCGTGATGCGGTCGAAGTCGGGCACGGTGCGGATGATCGACGGCTTCCACCGGTTGGAGAAGCTGCGCGAGTACTCGTCGGTGGACTTCGACGTCCCCCGAGCGGGCGAGGACGCGCTTCCCCCGCTGCCCTGA
- a CDS encoding ATP-dependent DNA ligase gives MLFSEVVETSASVGATRSRLAKVEALAGVLRRMTAPAVVSFLVGVPSQGRIGAGWRTVLDLDVPPAARPGLSVSDVDDALGAYAAIGGKGAAARRVEVLRALFSRATAAEQDFLKRLLTGELRQGALEGVMLDAVAKAAGVPGELVRRAFMLSGRLPETAVAAMTGEAALAAFRLEVGRPVRPMLASPAESLHDALAELGDCVVEHKLDGARIQVHRDGDDVRIFTRTLREITRTVPELVELVRGLPCTSVVLDGETLALTDDGKPRPFQETMSRFGALLDAASARRSTSAGDVRELLLSPFFFDCLHLDGVDLLDEPLRDRLAALRRVAGDHVVPGAVGPDEATAAGVQAQALAAGHEGVVVKSLDSVYAAGRRGRAWQKVKPVHTLDLVVIGVEWGSGRREGLLSNLHLGARDPDGGPPVMVGKTFKGLTDELLRWQTRELLDRATDRGGWGVVVRPDLVVEIELDGVQVSPRYPGGVALRFARVLRYRPDKDAGEADAIDSVRALLPGAPGPL, from the coding sequence GTGTTGTTCAGCGAAGTCGTCGAGACGTCCGCCTCGGTCGGGGCCACGCGGTCGCGGTTGGCCAAGGTGGAGGCGCTGGCCGGGGTGCTGCGCCGGATGACCGCACCCGCCGTCGTGTCGTTCCTGGTCGGGGTGCCGAGCCAGGGGCGCATCGGTGCGGGGTGGCGCACGGTGCTCGACCTGGACGTGCCGCCGGCCGCCCGGCCGGGGCTGAGCGTGTCCGATGTGGACGACGCGCTCGGGGCCTACGCGGCCATCGGGGGGAAGGGCGCGGCGGCGCGGCGGGTCGAGGTGTTGCGCGCGCTGTTCTCCCGCGCCACGGCCGCCGAGCAGGACTTCCTCAAGCGCCTGCTCACCGGCGAACTGCGGCAGGGCGCGCTGGAGGGCGTGATGCTGGACGCCGTCGCCAAGGCCGCCGGGGTGCCGGGCGAGCTGGTGCGGCGGGCGTTCATGCTGTCCGGCCGGCTGCCGGAGACGGCGGTGGCCGCGATGACCGGCGAGGCGGCGCTGGCCGCGTTCCGGCTGGAGGTGGGCCGCCCGGTCCGCCCGATGCTCGCCTCCCCCGCCGAGTCGCTGCACGACGCGCTGGCCGAGCTGGGCGACTGCGTGGTCGAGCACAAGCTCGACGGGGCGCGCATCCAGGTCCACCGCGACGGCGACGACGTGCGGATCTTCACCCGCACCCTGCGCGAGATCACGAGGACCGTCCCCGAGTTGGTCGAGCTGGTGCGCGGCCTGCCGTGCACGTCGGTCGTGCTGGACGGCGAGACGCTGGCCCTGACCGACGACGGCAAGCCGCGCCCGTTCCAGGAGACGATGAGCCGCTTCGGCGCCCTGCTCGACGCCGCCTCCGCGAGGAGGAGCACGTCGGCGGGGGACGTCCGGGAGCTGCTGCTCAGCCCGTTCTTCTTCGACTGCCTGCACCTCGACGGCGTCGACCTGCTGGACGAGCCGCTGCGCGACCGGCTGGCGGCGCTGCGCCGGGTGGCGGGCGACCACGTCGTCCCGGGCGCGGTGGGACCGGACGAGGCGACGGCCGCCGGGGTGCAGGCGCAGGCCCTGGCCGCCGGGCACGAGGGCGTGGTGGTCAAATCCCTCGATTCGGTGTACGCGGCGGGCCGGCGCGGCCGGGCGTGGCAGAAGGTCAAGCCGGTGCACACGCTCGACCTGGTGGTGATCGGCGTCGAGTGGGGCAGCGGCCGGCGCGAGGGCCTGCTGTCGAACCTGCACCTGGGCGCGCGCGACCCCGACGGCGGCCCGCCGGTCATGGTCGGCAAGACGTTCAAGGGCCTCACGGACGAGCTGCTCAGGTGGCAGACCCGCGAACTCCTCGACCGCGCCACCGACCGGGGCGGGTGGGGCGTCGTGGTCCGGCCCGACCTGGTCGTCGAGATCGAACTGGACGGCGTCCAGGTCAGTCCCCGCTACCCGGGCGGCGTGGCGCTGCGGTTCGCCCGCGTCCTGCGCTACCGCCCGGACAAGGACGCGGGCGAGGCCGACGCGATCGACTCCGTGCGTGCGCTGCTGCCCGGCGCACCGGGCCCGCTGTAG
- a CDS encoding DUF885 domain-containing protein, producing the protein MDGDRIVREYQVLGLRLGKLVPGLVDAFTGDRALRRQVDNEHRPHPAGLADRALLLRRELAGADDLSEQRRSFLDAHLVALACTARKLAGARVPFVEEVRAYFQVDVRPGHPDTYRRAHAELDALLPGGGPLVERLADHRALDEVPPRKLEATVHALSSALRDRVRQRYGLPAHEVVEYEVVTDKPWSGFNYYLGNFRSRVAINADLGHRTSNLPHLVAHESYPGHHTEHCRKEVGLVGERGHAEQSIFLINTPQCLMSEGMAELGLHAVVGAGWGRWTEAIVGDLGLRMDGELTERVENALSGLLTVRQDAALMLHDRRAHPDDVVDFLRRWLLVPERRARHMLRFLADPLWRAYTTTYVEGVRLIRAWLDLRPPADTLGDRYSRLLDEPLVPSTLREEIGDSVPWLPRDPA; encoded by the coding sequence GTGGACGGCGATCGGATCGTGCGGGAGTACCAGGTGCTCGGGCTGAGGCTCGGGAAGCTGGTGCCCGGACTGGTCGACGCCTTCACGGGCGACCGCGCGCTGCGCCGCCAGGTCGACAACGAGCACCGACCGCACCCGGCCGGGTTGGCGGACCGGGCGCTGCTCCTGCGCCGGGAACTGGCCGGCGCCGACGACCTGTCGGAGCAGCGGCGCAGCTTCCTCGACGCCCACCTGGTCGCGCTCGCCTGCACGGCCCGCAAGCTCGCCGGGGCGCGCGTGCCGTTCGTGGAGGAGGTCCGGGCGTACTTCCAGGTCGACGTGCGCCCCGGCCACCCGGACACCTACCGCCGCGCCCACGCCGAGCTGGACGCGCTGCTGCCCGGCGGCGGCCCGCTGGTCGAGCGGCTGGCCGACCACCGGGCCCTGGACGAGGTGCCGCCGCGCAAGCTGGAGGCCACCGTGCACGCCCTGTCCAGCGCGCTGCGCGACCGCGTCCGGCAGCGGTACGGGCTGCCCGCGCACGAGGTCGTCGAGTACGAGGTCGTCACCGACAAGCCGTGGAGCGGGTTCAACTACTACCTGGGGAACTTCCGCTCGCGGGTGGCGATCAACGCCGACCTCGGCCACCGCACGTCCAACCTGCCGCACCTCGTGGCGCACGAGTCCTACCCCGGCCACCACACCGAGCACTGCCGCAAGGAGGTCGGCCTGGTCGGCGAGCGCGGCCACGCCGAGCAGTCGATCTTCCTGATCAACACGCCGCAGTGCCTGATGTCCGAGGGCATGGCCGAGCTGGGCCTGCACGCCGTGGTCGGCGCGGGCTGGGGCCGCTGGACCGAGGCGATCGTCGGCGACCTGGGCCTGCGGATGGACGGCGAGCTGACCGAGCGCGTGGAGAACGCGCTGTCCGGGCTGCTCACCGTGCGCCAGGACGCCGCGCTGATGCTGCACGACCGGCGCGCCCACCCCGACGACGTGGTCGACTTCCTGCGCCGCTGGCTGCTGGTCCCCGAGCGGCGCGCCCGGCACATGCTGCGGTTCCTCGCCGACCCGCTGTGGCGGGCGTACACCACCACGTACGTCGAGGGCGTGCGCCTGATCCGGGCGTGGCTCGACCTGCGGCCCCCGGCGGACACCCTCGGTGACCGGTATTCGAGGCTCCTCGACGAACCGCTCGTGCCGAGCACCCTCCGGGAGGAGATCGGCGACAGCGTCCCCTGGCTGCCCCGCGACCCTGCGTGA
- a CDS encoding PhoH family protein, protein MVDTSVLLSDPLATTRFAEHEVVLPLVVISELEGKRHHPELGWFAREALRLLDDLRLQHGRLDNPVPIGEHGGTLRVELNHSDPEVLPAGFRTDSNDARILACALNLAADGDNVTLVTKDMPLRVKAGAVGLAAEEYRAHDVTLSGYSGMSDVDVDQSVVDALYREGVIDPALHDLAPVAEMPCHSGLRMLAGTSSALGRVTADKQVRLVRGDREAFGLHGRSAEQRVALDLLLDTEVGIVSLGGRAGTGKSALALCAGLEAVMERRQHRKVVVFRPLYAVGGQELGYLPGSESEKMQPWAQAVFDTLGALVSQDVVEEIMDRGMLEVLPLTHIRGRSLHDSFVIVDEAQSLERNVLLTVLSRLGSNSRVVLTHDVAQRDNLRVGRHDGVAAVIEKLKGHPLFAHVTLTRSERSPIAALVTEMLEDYAS, encoded by the coding sequence GTGGTGGACACGTCCGTGCTGCTCTCCGACCCCCTGGCCACCACGCGGTTCGCGGAGCACGAGGTCGTGCTGCCGCTCGTGGTGATCAGCGAGCTGGAGGGCAAGCGGCACCACCCCGAGCTCGGCTGGTTCGCCCGGGAAGCGCTGCGCCTGCTCGACGACCTGCGGCTCCAGCACGGCCGCCTGGACAACCCGGTGCCGATCGGCGAGCACGGCGGCACCCTGCGCGTCGAGCTCAACCACTCCGACCCGGAGGTGCTGCCCGCGGGTTTCCGCACGGACTCCAACGACGCGCGCATACTGGCCTGCGCCCTCAACCTCGCGGCCGACGGCGACAACGTCACGCTGGTCACCAAGGACATGCCGCTGCGCGTCAAGGCCGGTGCCGTCGGCCTCGCCGCGGAGGAGTACCGGGCGCACGACGTCACGCTGTCGGGCTACTCGGGGATGTCCGACGTGGACGTCGACCAGTCCGTGGTGGACGCCCTCTACCGGGAGGGCGTCATCGACCCGGCGCTGCACGACCTCGCCCCCGTGGCCGAGATGCCGTGCCACAGCGGCCTGCGGATGCTCGCCGGCACGTCGTCCGCGCTGGGCCGGGTCACGGCGGACAAGCAGGTCAGGCTGGTGCGCGGCGACCGCGAGGCGTTCGGCCTGCACGGCCGGTCCGCGGAGCAGCGCGTGGCGCTGGACCTGCTGCTCGACACCGAGGTCGGCATCGTCTCGCTGGGCGGACGGGCCGGCACCGGCAAGTCGGCGCTCGCGCTGTGCGCGGGCCTGGAGGCGGTCATGGAGCGCCGCCAGCACCGCAAGGTCGTGGTGTTCCGCCCGCTGTACGCGGTGGGCGGCCAGGAGCTGGGCTACCTGCCCGGTTCCGAGAGCGAGAAGATGCAGCCGTGGGCGCAGGCGGTGTTCGACACCCTCGGCGCGCTGGTCAGCCAGGACGTGGTCGAGGAGATCATGGACCGCGGCATGCTGGAGGTGCTGCCGCTGACCCACATCCGGGGCCGGTCGCTGCACGACTCGTTCGTGATCGTCGACGAGGCGCAGTCGCTGGAGCGCAACGTGCTGCTCACCGTGCTGTCGCGGCTGGGCTCCAACTCGCGGGTCGTGCTCACCCACGACGTCGCGCAGCGCGACAACCTGCGCGTCGGGCGGCACGACGGCGTGGCGGCGGTGATCGAGAAGCTGAAGGGGCACCCGCTGTTCGCGCACGTCACGCTGACCCGGTCGGAGCGCTCGCCGATCGCGGCGCTGGTGACCGAGATGCTGGAGGACTACGCGTCCTGA
- a CDS encoding NAD(P)/FAD-dependent oxidoreductase, giving the protein MDLEVDLLIVGAGPTGLFAAYYAGFRDLSVALVDALPEAGGQITAMYPEKMIFDVAGFPAVRGRDLVAALVQQADQWRPTHLMGRQARTLSTVDDRLHVGLADGATVSAGAVLITAGMGEFTPRPLPAGDGWLGRGVVHFVPALAAHTGQDVVVVGGGDSAFDWALALAPIASSVTVVHRRATFRAHPPTVRQVRDLGVPIITDAQVLELRGDPHLAEVELGLKGGDRKTLPADTVVAALGFTADLGPIESWGLELDHRAVLVDTTMRTARDRVYAAGDVAQYPGKVKLIATGFGEAATAVNNIAVLLNPDAHLFPGHSSNA; this is encoded by the coding sequence ATGGACCTTGAGGTCGACCTGCTCATCGTCGGTGCGGGCCCCACGGGGTTGTTCGCCGCCTACTACGCGGGGTTCCGGGACCTGTCCGTGGCGCTGGTGGACGCGCTGCCGGAGGCGGGCGGGCAGATCACCGCGATGTACCCGGAAAAGATGATCTTCGACGTGGCCGGCTTCCCGGCGGTGCGCGGGCGCGACCTGGTGGCCGCGCTCGTGCAGCAGGCCGACCAGTGGCGCCCCACCCACCTCATGGGCCGCCAGGCCCGCACGCTGTCCACTGTGGACGACCGCCTGCACGTGGGCCTCGCCGACGGCGCGACGGTCAGCGCGGGCGCGGTGCTCATCACGGCGGGCATGGGCGAGTTCACGCCCCGCCCGCTGCCCGCCGGCGACGGCTGGCTGGGTCGCGGCGTGGTGCACTTCGTGCCCGCCCTCGCCGCGCACACCGGCCAGGACGTCGTGGTCGTCGGCGGCGGCGACTCGGCGTTCGACTGGGCGCTCGCGCTGGCCCCGATCGCCTCCAGCGTCACGGTCGTGCACCGCCGGGCGACCTTCCGCGCCCACCCGCCGACCGTGCGGCAGGTCCGCGACCTCGGCGTGCCGATCATCACCGACGCCCAGGTGCTGGAACTGCGCGGCGACCCCCACCTGGCCGAGGTCGAGCTGGGCCTCAAGGGCGGCGACCGCAAGACCCTGCCCGCGGACACCGTCGTGGCCGCCCTCGGCTTCACCGCCGACCTCGGGCCGATCGAGTCCTGGGGCCTGGAGCTGGACCACCGGGCGGTGCTCGTGGACACCACCATGCGCACCGCGCGGGACCGCGTCTACGCGGCCGGCGACGTCGCCCAGTACCCCGGCAAGGTGAAGCTGATCGCCACCGGCTTCGGCGAGGCCGCCACCGCGGTCAACAACATCGCCGTGCTGCTGAACCCGGACGCGCACCTGTTCCCCGGCCACTCCAGCAACGCGTGA
- a CDS encoding S1 family peptidase — protein sequence MKVRTLFTAFAVAIGAALASAAGAAAAPAADGEVTPFIVGGGNATQTYSFMVSLQSTAGSHFCGGSLIKANWVVTAKHCVQGRSASSIRARIGTTNRTSGGTVASGAQIVNHPSYDIALVRLATSVSQTPIAVASSSGATGTATRIIGWGQTCAPRGGCGAPVTLQELNTSIVADGNCLGIYGSYEICTNNPNGNSGACYGDSGGPQIKSVGGTWQLIGATSRAGNNSSTCATGPSIYMDVPAFRSWIGQYAGAV from the coding sequence ATGAAGGTTCGTACCCTGTTCACCGCGTTCGCGGTGGCGATCGGCGCGGCCCTCGCGAGCGCGGCCGGGGCGGCGGCGGCCCCGGCGGCGGACGGCGAGGTCACCCCGTTCATCGTCGGCGGCGGCAACGCCACGCAGACCTACTCGTTCATGGTGTCCCTGCAGAGCACCGCGGGTAGCCACTTCTGCGGCGGCTCGCTGATCAAGGCCAACTGGGTCGTCACGGCCAAGCACTGCGTCCAGGGCCGTTCGGCGTCCTCGATCCGGGCCCGCATCGGCACGACCAACCGCACCAGCGGCGGCACCGTCGCGTCGGGTGCCCAGATCGTGAACCACCCGAGCTACGACATCGCGCTCGTGCGCCTGGCCACCTCCGTGAGCCAGACCCCGATCGCGGTGGCGTCGTCCTCGGGCGCCACGGGCACCGCCACCCGCATCATCGGCTGGGGCCAGACCTGCGCCCCGCGCGGTGGTTGCGGCGCGCCGGTGACGCTCCAGGAGCTGAACACGTCCATCGTGGCGGACGGCAACTGCCTGGGGATCTACGGCTCGTACGAGATCTGCACGAACAACCCCAACGGCAACTCGGGCGCCTGCTACGGCGACTCGGGCGGTCCGCAGATCAAGTCGGTCGGCGGCACGTGGCAGCTGATCGGCGCCACCAGCCGCGCGGGCAACAACAGCTCCACCTGCGCCACCGGCCCGTCGATCTACATGGACGTGCCGGCGTTCCGCTCGTGGATCGGCCAGTACGCGGGCGCGGTGTAA
- a CDS encoding L,D-transpeptidase: MRAKTLVTAAIAVLATMTTACGAGGPTAAPSAASSTSAPTTPSVPPAPPAPSTSDNPAPSAPPAPAVTTTPEPQPAPAPPVTVPGTPCDITDGACVRLSTNESWLISGGEVSYGPVPTTSGRPGYETPVGTFPVLWQVRDDWSIPYDGPMPFSTYFVANGIAFHEGSLTEQSHGCIHLSREAASTYFEALSVGDRVQVTA, translated from the coding sequence ATGCGCGCGAAGACACTGGTGACGGCGGCGATCGCGGTCCTGGCCACGATGACGACGGCCTGCGGCGCCGGCGGACCGACGGCCGCCCCGTCCGCGGCCTCGTCCACGTCCGCGCCCACCACCCCGTCCGTCCCACCCGCTCCCCCGGCTCCGTCCACTTCGGACAACCCGGCGCCGTCTGCCCCGCCCGCGCCCGCGGTCACCACGACGCCGGAGCCGCAGCCCGCCCCGGCCCCGCCGGTGACCGTGCCCGGCACGCCGTGCGACATCACCGACGGCGCGTGCGTGCGGCTGTCCACGAACGAGTCCTGGCTGATCAGCGGCGGGGAGGTGAGCTACGGCCCGGTGCCGACGACGTCCGGCCGCCCCGGCTACGAGACGCCCGTGGGCACGTTCCCGGTGCTGTGGCAGGTCCGCGACGACTGGAGCATCCCGTACGACGGCCCGATGCCGTTCTCCACGTACTTCGTGGCCAACGGCATCGCGTTCCACGAGGGCAGCCTCACCGAGCAGTCGCACGGCTGCATCCACCTGTCGCGCGAGGCCGCGTCGACGTACTTCGAGGCGCTCTCCGTTGGCGACCGGGTCCAGGTCACCGCCTGA
- a CDS encoding class II fumarate hydratase, translated as MGEQEYRVEHDTMGEVRVPVDALWRAQTQRAVENFPISGRGLERAQIRALGLLKAAAARVNERLGVLEPEVAAAVAAAADEVAAGEHDAHFPVDVFQTGSGTSSNMNANEVIATLASRALGREVHPNDHVNASQSSNDTFPTTVRVAATEAVATDVVPALEHLASVLEARAADWTSLVKSGRTHLMDAVPVTLGQEVGAWATQVRNGVERLTSSLPRLAELPIGGTAVGSGLNAPAGFGAAVSAELAAATGLPLTEARDHFEAQATQDGVVEISGQLRATAVSLFKIANDLRWLGSGPRAGLGELALPDLQPGSSIMPGKVNPVIPEATMMVVAQVIGNDATVAFAGSQGNFQLNVMLPVIARNVLESSRLLAAVARLLADKVLVGAEPQVERMREYAESSPSIVTPLNRYLGYEEAASIAKQSLRERKTIREVVLERGHVPAKLTESQLDEALDVLRMATPH; from the coding sequence ATGGGTGAACAGGAGTACCGCGTCGAGCACGACACGATGGGCGAGGTCCGGGTGCCGGTCGACGCGCTGTGGCGTGCGCAGACGCAGCGCGCGGTGGAGAACTTCCCGATCTCCGGACGTGGCCTGGAACGCGCGCAGATCCGCGCGCTGGGCCTGCTGAAGGCCGCCGCGGCCCGGGTCAACGAGCGGCTGGGGGTGCTGGAACCCGAAGTCGCGGCGGCCGTCGCCGCGGCCGCCGACGAGGTGGCCGCCGGCGAGCACGACGCCCACTTCCCGGTCGACGTGTTCCAGACCGGGTCCGGCACGTCGTCGAACATGAACGCCAACGAGGTGATCGCCACCCTCGCCAGCCGGGCGCTCGGCCGCGAGGTGCACCCGAACGACCACGTCAACGCCTCGCAGTCGTCCAACGACACGTTCCCGACGACGGTGCGCGTGGCGGCGACCGAGGCCGTGGCGACCGACGTGGTCCCGGCGCTGGAGCACCTGGCGTCGGTGCTGGAGGCCCGGGCGGCGGACTGGACGTCGCTGGTCAAGTCCGGTCGCACGCACCTGATGGACGCGGTGCCCGTGACGCTCGGCCAGGAGGTCGGCGCGTGGGCGACGCAGGTGCGCAACGGCGTCGAGCGCTTGACCTCGTCGCTCCCCCGCCTGGCGGAGCTGCCGATCGGCGGCACGGCCGTGGGCAGCGGCCTGAACGCGCCCGCCGGGTTCGGCGCGGCCGTGTCGGCGGAGCTGGCGGCGGCGACCGGCCTGCCGCTGACCGAGGCGCGCGACCACTTCGAGGCGCAGGCCACGCAGGACGGCGTGGTGGAGATCTCCGGTCAGCTCCGCGCGACCGCCGTGAGCCTGTTCAAGATCGCCAACGACCTGCGCTGGCTGGGGTCCGGTCCGCGCGCGGGCCTCGGCGAGCTGGCGCTGCCCGACCTCCAGCCGGGGTCGTCGATCATGCCGGGCAAGGTCAACCCGGTGATCCCGGAGGCGACCATGATGGTGGTCGCCCAGGTCATCGGCAACGACGCGACCGTGGCGTTCGCCGGGTCGCAGGGCAACTTCCAGCTCAACGTCATGCTGCCGGTGATCGCGCGCAACGTCCTGGAGTCGTCCCGCCTGCTGGCCGCCGTGGCCCGCCTGCTGGCCGACAAGGTCCTGGTGGGCGCCGAACCCCAGGTCGAGCGGATGCGCGAGTACGCCGAGTCGTCGCCGTCGATCGTCACCCCGCTCAACCGCTACCTGGGGTACGAGGAGGCGGCGTCCATCGCGAAGCAGTCGCTGCGCGAGCGCAAGACCATCCGCGAGGTGGTCCTGGAACGCGGCCACGTCCCCGCCAAGCTGACCGAGTCCCAACTGGACGAGGCCCTGGACGTCCTCCGCATGGCCACCCCCCACTGA
- a CDS encoding GuaB1 family IMP dehydrogenase-related protein — MRFIEGHRPSYDLTYDDVFLVPGRSAVDSRFGVDLSTPDGTGATIPIVVANMTAVAGRRMAETVARRGGLVVLPQDVEPQAVGEIVGWVKERHPVWDTPLTLGPDDSVADAVNLLHKRAHGAVVVVDGDGRPVGVVDEAGCAGVDRFTRLRDVADEPLVTLPLDTAPREVFDRLGGGTQRVALGVDGEGRLAGVMTGLGALRAEVYAPALDAGGRLRVAAAIGVNGDVTAKAEQLLAAGVDVLVVDTAHGHQEKMLAALKAVREARPAVPVVAGNVVTAEGVRDLVEAGADIVKVGVGPGAMCTTRMMTGVGRPQFSAVAECAAEARRLGRHVWADGGVRHPRDVALALAAGAASVMVGSWFAGTYESPGDLQRDEQGRLYKESFGMASKRAVSARTRADGAFDRAKKGLFEEGISTSRMRLDPVRPGVEDLLDSITAGVRSACTYAGAQTVEEFHERAVLGVQSAAGFAEGRPLPAGW; from the coding sequence GTGCGATTCATCGAAGGGCATCGGCCCAGCTACGACCTGACCTATGACGACGTCTTCCTCGTGCCCGGCCGGTCGGCCGTGGACTCGCGGTTCGGCGTCGACCTGTCGACCCCGGACGGCACGGGGGCGACGATCCCGATCGTGGTCGCGAACATGACCGCGGTGGCGGGACGGCGGATGGCGGAGACGGTCGCCCGGCGGGGCGGCCTGGTCGTGCTGCCCCAGGACGTGGAACCGCAGGCGGTCGGGGAGATCGTCGGGTGGGTCAAGGAGCGGCACCCGGTGTGGGACACGCCGCTCACGCTCGGCCCGGACGACTCGGTCGCCGACGCGGTGAACCTGCTGCACAAGCGCGCCCACGGGGCCGTGGTGGTCGTGGACGGCGACGGCCGGCCGGTGGGCGTCGTGGACGAGGCGGGCTGCGCCGGGGTCGACCGGTTCACCCGGCTGCGGGACGTGGCCGACGAACCGCTCGTCACCCTGCCGCTGGACACCGCGCCGCGCGAGGTGTTCGACCGGCTCGGCGGCGGCACGCAGCGGGTCGCCCTGGGCGTGGACGGCGAGGGCCGGCTCGCGGGTGTCATGACCGGGCTGGGCGCGCTGCGCGCCGAGGTGTACGCGCCGGCGCTGGACGCGGGCGGCCGGCTGCGGGTGGCGGCCGCGATCGGCGTCAACGGCGACGTGACGGCGAAGGCCGAGCAGCTGCTGGCGGCGGGCGTGGACGTGCTGGTGGTGGACACCGCGCACGGCCACCAGGAGAAGATGCTCGCCGCGCTGAAGGCGGTCCGCGAGGCCCGGCCGGCCGTGCCGGTGGTGGCGGGCAACGTGGTGACCGCCGAGGGCGTGCGGGACCTGGTCGAGGCGGGCGCGGACATCGTGAAGGTCGGTGTCGGGCCGGGCGCGATGTGCACGACGCGGATGATGACGGGGGTGGGCCGGCCGCAGTTCTCGGCGGTCGCGGAGTGCGCGGCCGAGGCGCGGCGGCTCGGCAGGCACGTGTGGGCCGACGGCGGCGTGCGGCACCCCCGGGACGTGGCCCTCGCCCTGGCGGCGGGTGCGGCGAGCGTCATGGTCGGGTCGTGGTTCGCGGGCACCTACGAGTCGCCCGGCGACCTCCAGCGCGACGAGCAGGGCCGGCTCTACAAGGAGTCGTTCGGCATGGCGTCGAAGCGGGCGGTGAGCGCGCGGACCCGCGCGGACGGCGCGTTCGACCGGGCCAAGAAGGGCCTGTTCGAGGAGGGCATCTCGACGTCGCGGATGCGGCTCGACCCGGTCCGCCCCGGCGTGGAGGACCTGCTGGACTCGATCACGGCGGGTGTCCGCTCGGCCTGCACGTACGCGGGCGCGCAGACCGTGGAGGAGTTCCACGAGCGGGCCGTGCTGGGCGTCCAGAGCGCGGCGGGCTTCGCCGAGGGACGGCCCCTGCCCGCCGGTTGGTGA
- a CDS encoding L,D-transpeptidase — translation MKKTIGTTALAAAALTFGLASPASAATGTPCSVRNGACVQLSTNQAWLVYDGSASYGPVRVSHGMPGYETPVGTYPVLRKVKDDWSIPYDGPMPNAVYFTTSGIAFHQGDTNTGSHGCVRLGPQESLVFYDNLFPGEQVQVVA, via the coding sequence ATGAAGAAGACGATCGGCACGACGGCGTTAGCCGCGGCGGCCCTGACCTTCGGCCTCGCGAGTCCCGCTTCCGCGGCGACCGGCACACCCTGTTCCGTGCGGAACGGCGCGTGCGTGCAGCTCTCCACCAACCAGGCCTGGCTGGTCTACGACGGCAGCGCCAGCTACGGCCCCGTCCGGGTGTCCCACGGGATGCCGGGCTACGAGACACCGGTGGGCACCTACCCGGTGCTGCGCAAGGTGAAGGACGACTGGAGCATCCCCTACGACGGTCCGATGCCGAACGCGGTGTACTTCACCACGAGCGGCATCGCGTTCCACCAGGGTGACACGAACACCGGGTCGCACGGCTGCGTCCGCCTGGGCCCGCAGGAGTCCCTGGTGTTCTACGACAACCTGTTCCCGGGCGAGCAGGTCCAGGTCGTCGCGTAG